One Vallitalea pronyensis genomic region harbors:
- a CDS encoding DUF1566 domain-containing protein — translation MNKKKIILGWIGVGITILFSSFWAYWGAFENFHEGWYSTSIWENLFLLLFQYLLFTTLFVLLALISLKWKKPGLILHILLGILGFVFFSGSHMTLRILIITPTILLGLLYYLGNPQPKKWAYRLIISVPLIIILAISIPLGYKVSQRTNDGNFNLRIVEGNQVTLAWAPRGPGWPDEGKSWQEAQDICDYLSEDGLVMMEEKQHIWRLPTVDEIVRSMAIHGNNSGGTWSPETEKATYVKKPDKETPLWDMHSKVIYYWTADTAIKDDQKAYIMTYHGGVFTKKKTSRQVYQSFRAVKNIN, via the coding sequence ATGAACAAGAAGAAAATAATTTTAGGCTGGATTGGTGTCGGCATAACCATCTTATTTTCAAGTTTTTGGGCTTATTGGGGGGCTTTTGAAAATTTCCATGAGGGCTGGTATTCAACATCTATCTGGGAAAACCTTTTTCTACTCCTGTTTCAGTACTTACTATTTACCACACTATTTGTTTTATTGGCTTTAATCTCGTTAAAATGGAAAAAACCAGGTTTAATACTTCATATTCTATTGGGTATTTTGGGTTTTGTTTTTTTCTCAGGCTCACATATGACGCTACGAATACTTATCATAACCCCTACGATTTTATTAGGTTTGCTCTATTATTTGGGGAACCCTCAACCCAAGAAATGGGCGTATCGCTTAATTATAAGTGTACCCCTAATTATTATTCTAGCCATATCCATACCATTAGGATATAAAGTGTCCCAAAGGACCAATGATGGCAATTTTAATCTTCGAATCGTTGAAGGCAATCAGGTGACACTTGCCTGGGCACCTAGAGGACCAGGTTGGCCAGATGAAGGCAAATCATGGCAGGAAGCTCAAGACATCTGTGACTACTTATCCGAAGATGGTTTAGTCATGATGGAAGAAAAGCAGCATATTTGGCGCCTGCCAACAGTTGATGAAATCGTTCGTTCCATGGCGATTCATGGTAACAATTCAGGCGGTACTTGGTCACCTGAAACAGAAAAAGCTACATATGTAAAAAAACCGGATAAGGAGACCCCCTTATGGGATATGCATTCCAAAGTAATCTACTATTGGACAGCAGATACGGCCATAAAAGATGACCAAAAGGCTTATATCATGACTTATCATGGTGGCGTATTTACCAAAAAAAAGACCAGCCGTCAAGTTTATCAAAGTTTTAGAGCAGTAAAAAATATTAACTAA